A genomic window from Halogeometricum borinquense DSM 11551 includes:
- a CDS encoding DUF7288 family protein: MKSDRRAESRARSDRRGQAHTLEAIAASILLLSSIAFALQVTAVTPLTGSTSNQRIEDHQSTLAEDVLASQSANETLKAGLLYWNESERNWHGAQWDGYHDGAPENISLGQALNDALLDRGVAYNLNVYFWRNDQRIREQVVYLGEPSDHASVATWTVTLYDDDRLRDADGNLTATTLSDAEDAYFAPDIEPDGAVYNVVVVEVVTWRM; the protein is encoded by the coding sequence ATGAAATCGGACCGACGCGCTGAGAGTCGGGCGAGGTCGGACAGACGGGGACAGGCCCACACGCTCGAAGCTATCGCCGCGAGTATCTTACTGCTTTCCAGCATCGCCTTCGCGTTGCAGGTGACCGCCGTCACGCCGTTGACCGGGAGTACGTCCAACCAGCGAATCGAGGATCATCAGTCCACTCTCGCGGAGGACGTTCTCGCCTCGCAGTCGGCCAACGAGACGCTCAAGGCAGGATTGCTGTACTGGAACGAGTCGGAACGAAACTGGCACGGCGCGCAGTGGGACGGGTACCACGACGGCGCACCGGAGAATATTTCACTCGGACAAGCGCTCAACGATGCCCTTCTCGACCGCGGGGTCGCGTACAACCTGAACGTCTACTTCTGGCGCAACGACCAGCGGATTCGAGAGCAGGTGGTCTATCTCGGAGAACCGAGCGACCACGCCTCGGTCGCGACGTGGACAGTCACACTGTACGACGACGATAGACTCAGAGACGCAGACGGCAATCTGACGGCGACGACGCTCTCGGACGCCGAAGATGCGTACTTCGCGCCGGACATCGAACCGGACGGCGCGGTGTACAACGTCGTGGTCGTGGAGGTGGTGACGTGGCGGATGTAA
- a CDS encoding DUF7261 family protein: MADVRRDDRGQLLLVTALAMATLFVVLALLVNTTIYTGNVASRSDVSESAHVINYRSEAVEAAGSAVGYANRHDNESSPDVDAAYIALNDSLRRSVANWSDTTAAHGALSGTATEMQVITVQNGTRIAQTDSSRNLSSPTGATTWSPVTDAAGIRGPEMRLATADLAAVSDDGDDVGQLVADGSFRVNITETDGEVRSLFVYERNDGDVGVTVRSPGGTVRTCHAAADGLTTLNARAATFENESCPALRAFDRADDAFEVSFVAAQNAVGTYSFAVDQRADGTSVAPSLSLDSGMPFYTAAIYTADVNVTYRSPDTYYNATVEVPNASV; encoded by the coding sequence GTGGCGGATGTAAGGCGGGACGACCGGGGACAACTCCTGCTTGTCACCGCCTTGGCGATGGCGACGCTGTTCGTCGTCCTCGCGCTTCTCGTGAACACGACCATCTACACCGGCAACGTCGCCAGCAGGTCCGACGTGAGCGAGTCGGCGCACGTCATCAACTATCGCTCCGAAGCCGTCGAAGCCGCCGGGAGCGCCGTTGGATACGCCAACCGACACGATAACGAGTCGTCACCCGACGTAGACGCCGCGTACATCGCTCTAAACGATTCACTCCGGCGAAGCGTCGCCAACTGGAGCGATACCACCGCCGCTCACGGCGCACTTTCGGGAACCGCAACTGAGATGCAGGTCATCACGGTGCAGAACGGGACACGAATCGCACAGACGGACTCCTCGCGGAACCTGTCGAGTCCGACCGGGGCGACGACGTGGTCACCGGTGACGGACGCGGCAGGCATCCGCGGCCCGGAGATGCGGCTTGCGACGGCCGACCTCGCGGCGGTGAGCGACGACGGCGACGACGTGGGACAACTGGTCGCAGACGGCTCGTTCCGCGTGAATATCACTGAGACGGACGGCGAGGTCCGGTCACTGTTCGTGTACGAACGGAACGACGGCGACGTGGGCGTAACTGTCCGCTCTCCCGGCGGGACCGTACGAACGTGCCATGCGGCGGCCGATGGACTGACGACGCTGAATGCTCGGGCGGCGACGTTCGAGAACGAGTCGTGCCCGGCGCTCCGGGCGTTTGACAGAGCGGATGACGCGTTCGAGGTGTCGTTCGTCGCCGCGCAGAACGCCGTCGGCACGTACTCGTTCGCCGTAGATCAGCGAGCGGACGGCACGTCCGTCGCACCGTCGCTCTCGCTCGATTCCGGGATGCCGTTCTACACCGCGGCCATCTACACCGCGGACGTGAACGTCACGTATCGTAGTCCGGACACGTACTACAACGCCACGGTGGAGGTGCCGAATGCGAGCGTCTAA
- a CDS encoding DUF7266 family protein: protein MRASKRNRGVSTTLGYVLTLSITAVLVSGLLIGTGQYVDDQRRQVADRELSVLSERIAARTADIDRMVRAGDGTNEVRVRIDLPRTVAGESYRIEVSEPTVTTPRTHDIMLTTGQTDQAVTVSLRTGLDIEAASLSGGNLVVVYNPADGRLSFESGDTVSPAVLAPSLTPSQRPSLTRSLTPSLPGRSSAPGGGV, encoded by the coding sequence ATGCGAGCGTCTAAGAGGAACCGGGGTGTTTCAACGACGCTCGGATACGTCCTGACGCTGTCGATCACTGCTGTTCTCGTCTCGGGCCTGCTGATCGGGACGGGACAGTACGTTGACGACCAGCGACGACAGGTCGCAGACCGAGAGCTATCGGTTCTCTCGGAGCGAATCGCCGCCCGAACCGCCGACATCGACCGTATGGTCCGCGCCGGTGACGGAACGAACGAGGTTCGCGTCAGAATCGACTTACCGCGGACCGTCGCCGGGGAGTCGTATCGAATCGAGGTGAGCGAACCGACGGTGACGACGCCGCGGACGCACGATATCATGCTCACCACGGGGCAGACGGACCAGGCCGTAACCGTCTCGCTCCGAACCGGTCTCGATATCGAAGCGGCGAGCCTCTCCGGTGGGAATCTCGTCGTCGTCTACAATCCGGCGGACGGACGGCTCTCGTTCGAGTCCGGTGATACCGTTTCACCTGCAGTACTCGCACCGTCGCTCACACCGTCTCAGAGACCGTCGCTAACACGATCACTGACACCATCGCTGCCGGGTCGTTCAAGCGCCCCCGGAGGTGGCGTCTAA
- a CDS encoding DUF7289 family protein produces the protein MRLSEPDHRAVSSTLAVVLLLGMTLLGTGIIVGVGSSALSTTQQSVDAERAEQSMTQFDAVTAMVGLGQTDRESLTLQSSSDGGYTVSPDDGWLRIKHWNYSEEKDEVVYNASLGSVTYRTETSAVTYQGGGVWQRSDGGTSMVSPPEFHYRDATLTLPVVRVRNTDSASGRVRAIVSRRDEVARVYPHPKEPGPGWKTYDDGVATYRNPVRNGSVNVTVHSEFYRGWAEYFRTRTTGNVTVDHDARTATLELATVGMVGAFELPAKNEGIEIRGMASGHPIREFEVSLAKSNGGNNNMDFSFYTTKGSKAYETVVHVPKGIGNYCKNGKEADMTMVVYYRNGTGTQHVWANDSIPAGTGPVSIDCSTETIAVNYTSDMPLTYDGTGTTDETALTWDDPVDSSPSFNHSGEDGENTTFVPGGQTTSRHLTRHYLSFFAPEFDLNAWHGPGNSGKARLDVDESTGELRYDTTTSSQYITFLHVTENNVTVELS, from the coding sequence ATGCGCCTGTCCGAACCAGACCATCGAGCAGTCTCCTCTACCCTTGCGGTCGTCCTGCTTCTCGGGATGACGCTCCTCGGTACGGGTATTATCGTCGGCGTCGGGTCTTCCGCGTTGTCAACGACCCAGCAGTCGGTGGACGCCGAACGCGCAGAGCAGTCGATGACGCAGTTCGACGCGGTCACGGCGATGGTCGGATTGGGACAGACCGACCGCGAATCGCTCACGCTTCAGAGTTCATCTGACGGCGGATACACCGTCTCGCCGGACGACGGGTGGCTCCGAATCAAACACTGGAACTACTCGGAAGAGAAAGACGAAGTCGTCTACAACGCCTCATTAGGGTCGGTCACGTACCGAACCGAGACCTCGGCGGTAACGTACCAAGGCGGTGGCGTCTGGCAGCGGAGCGACGGGGGTACATCGATGGTGTCGCCACCGGAGTTCCACTACCGCGACGCGACACTCACGCTTCCCGTCGTCCGCGTCCGCAACACGGATTCGGCCTCGGGTCGCGTTCGGGCCATCGTCTCGCGCCGTGACGAGGTGGCACGCGTCTATCCGCACCCGAAAGAGCCCGGCCCGGGATGGAAGACGTACGACGATGGTGTCGCAACGTACCGCAATCCGGTTCGCAACGGGTCGGTGAACGTGACCGTCCACAGCGAGTTCTACCGCGGGTGGGCGGAGTACTTCCGCACGCGTACCACCGGAAACGTCACTGTAGACCACGACGCCCGAACGGCGACGTTGGAACTGGCGACGGTGGGGATGGTTGGGGCGTTCGAACTCCCAGCGAAGAACGAGGGGATCGAAATTCGCGGCATGGCTTCCGGTCATCCCATCCGAGAGTTCGAGGTGTCGCTTGCGAAGTCGAACGGCGGCAACAACAACATGGACTTCTCGTTCTACACGACGAAAGGTTCGAAGGCGTACGAGACGGTGGTCCACGTCCCGAAAGGAATCGGGAACTACTGTAAGAACGGCAAGGAGGCCGATATGACGATGGTCGTCTACTACCGCAACGGAACCGGTACGCAACACGTCTGGGCGAACGACAGCATCCCGGCGGGAACCGGTCCCGTCAGCATCGATTGTTCGACCGAAACCATCGCGGTGAACTACACGAGCGACATGCCGCTGACGTACGACGGGACCGGGACGACAGATGAAACGGCGTTAACGTGGGACGATCCGGTCGATTCGTCGCCCTCGTTCAACCACTCGGGCGAAGACGGCGAGAATACGACGTTCGTGCCGGGCGGCCAGACGACCAGTCGGCACCTGACCAGACACTATCTCAGCTTCTTCGCGCCGGAATTCGACCTGAACGCCTGGCACGGCCCCGGTAACAGCGGAAAAGCCCGCCTCGACGTGGACGAATCGACTGGGGAACTCCGGTACGACACCACAACGTCATCGCAGTACATCACGTTCCTCCACGTGACCGAAAACAACGTCACGGTCGAGTTGTCGTAG
- a CDS encoding DUF7289 family protein, which produces MSLQADSRGVSEVLGFVLVFGLVIASVGTVYAFGVGELRETRDFERVNNAERAFEVFADNVADVARRGAPSRGTELKLSDSTLGYGETMVNVSLDTTPATPGSDMNNSTGSISLSPVVMSLQDAGEVRYATGAVMRTDGNGPPRMTHEPDFIFDKDRAVVQLVRSVPRGTTQVGGERIARIRTVKTSRSTLLTRTETPVTLRFNVTSPYAPAWGDYLESEGFTCDPYTDDSTDISCSLDDVSRVTIVRVTVETTFE; this is translated from the coding sequence GTGTCTCTGCAGGCAGACAGTCGCGGCGTGAGTGAGGTACTGGGGTTCGTCCTCGTATTCGGTCTCGTCATCGCGTCTGTCGGAACGGTGTACGCTTTCGGAGTGGGGGAGCTTCGGGAGACGCGGGATTTCGAACGGGTGAACAACGCCGAACGCGCGTTCGAGGTGTTCGCCGACAACGTCGCTGACGTGGCGCGGCGCGGCGCACCCAGCCGCGGGACCGAACTCAAACTGTCCGACTCGACCCTCGGGTACGGCGAGACGATGGTGAACGTCAGTCTGGACACGACGCCAGCCACACCCGGTTCGGACATGAACAACTCGACGGGCAGTATCTCGCTTTCGCCCGTCGTGATGTCGCTTCAGGACGCCGGAGAGGTCAGATACGCCACTGGCGCGGTGATGCGGACGGACGGTAACGGACCGCCGCGCATGACTCACGAACCGGACTTCATCTTCGACAAAGACCGAGCAGTCGTGCAACTCGTCCGGTCGGTTCCGCGCGGGACGACACAGGTGGGCGGCGAGCGAATCGCCCGCATCCGAACCGTCAAAACGTCGCGATCGACACTCCTGACGCGCACGGAGACGCCGGTAACACTCCGATTTAACGTCACCTCGCCGTACGCTCCCGCGTGGGGAGACTACCTCGAATCAGAAGGGTTCACCTGCGACCCGTACACGGACGACTCCACGGACATCTCCTGTAGTCTCGACGATGTCTCGCGCGTCACCATCGTTCGCGTCACCGTCGAAACGACGTTCGAGTGA